Genomic DNA from Thermus hydrothermalis:
CCCGGAGGGCGCGGAAAAGGGGAAGGAGGGAGGAGAGGAAGGTGGCGAGAAGGCTCGCCCCGCTCACCACCAGGAAATCCCCTGGGCGCATCTCCACCGGCAGGTGGGTGAGGAAGTATAGCTCCCCCGGGAGGTCCAAGGGCCGAAGGGCCAGGTAGAGGCAGAGGAGGTAGCCGAGAAGGTTGCCCAGGAGAACGCCCCCCGCCCCCAAAAAGACCCCCTCCAGGGCGAAGACCAAGCCCACGGTGGCCCTCGAGGCGCCCATGGCCCGCAGGAGGGCGATCTCCGGGGTCTTCTCCACCACCTTGAGCACCAAGAGGTTCGCCACCCCCAGGGCGGCCACGGCCACGATGAGGAAGACCAGGATGCCCAAAACCCGCTTTTGCAGGGAAAGCTGCTCCAGGAGGGTGCGCTGGGTGTCCTGCCAGGCCTGGGGGAAGAAGCGGGTACCCGCCAGGGCGAGCCCCACCTCTTTGGCCCGCCAGGGGTCCTTAAGCCGCACCTGGTAGCCCTGGGCCTTTAGGCCCGAAAGCTTTTCCACGGCGCCCAGGTCCACGAAGGCGTAACCGGAGTCCAGGAGATAGTTCCCTGTGCGAAAGGACCCCAGGACCCGAAGCGCCACCCGCTCCTGGGTGGCGGAGAGGGCATAGATCCGGTCCCCCACCACCGCCCCCAAGGACTGCATCAGGGCCGAGCCCAGGTAGATGCCCCCCGGCTCCAGCCTCAGGCCGAGCTCGGGATAGAGGGCCTCCCCCCCTTCCCCTAGGCCCACCAAGGTGGCGAAGTCCACCCCAGGCCCCCGGGCCCCTTCCGCCGGGCGGGTGAGGAGGGCCTTGGTGGCGGCGAAGGGCGCCGCCCTCTCCACCTCGGGGTGGGGAGGGAGGGGCGGAAGCGCCTCCCCTAGGCTAAAGAGGACGAGGTGGGGGTACGCCTTGAGCGTGGCCCGGACCAGGCCGCTCACGAAGCCATTGGTGAGGGAAAGGGCGGCGAGGAGCACCGCCACCCCCACCCCTATACCGAGAAGGGCCAAGGCCGTCTGAAGCGGTCTTCGCTTTAGGTGGGCCCAGGCGAGGAAGAGGGCGAAGCGCACGAGGCCAGGATACCTAGCGCCGGGGGTACTCCACCACCTCCAGCGCCACCCAGCGGCGGCCGAAGCGCACCGCCGTGGCCCGGTCGGGAAGCCAGACGTCCACCTTTTCCCGCATCCTGGGGTGCATCACGTCCGCCACCACGAAGATGCGGCCTTGGAAGAGGTAATCAAACTGGCCCTTCCCCCTCCCGTACACGCTCCCCAGATCCCGTAGGCGCACCTTGGTCCCGTAGGGGAGCACCTTGAGGAGGTCCCGGCTCACCGCCAACACCCCAAGCCGGGTGCGCATCCCCGTGGCGGTGACGAAGGGGGTGGCGTCGGTTTCCCGAACGCTGGACGTGTAGGCCGTGGCCTGGAGGACCAGGACCTTTTTCGCCTCCTGGGCGAAGCCCCCCGCAATGGCGAGGGCGAGGAGGAGCGTCATGGCTAAACCCCGCATAGCGCCCCCAAGTATGCGTGGAAAGCCAGGAGGTCTCTGAGAACCATGAGGGGCTTCCCTCATGGAGCGCGGCGCTGAGCACTTTAGGGTAGCTCTAATGTCTTAAAAACCCCGCCAGACAGGGACAAGTTCTGGCGGGGTGCGATTAGAAATCGCTAAAGGACCTTTAGCTTAGCCTCATTCCCTTCAAACAGCCTAAGGGCAGGGGGTGTCGGAGAGGGTGAGGGTGTACCGCCCGCTTCCCTCCTCGTCAAACCCCGCCCGCGCCCACCCCCGGTCCCGCACCACCAAAAGCGTGGCCGGGGAAACGGGGGCGCAGTTCACCACCGGGTCCAGGACCCTGGGGTACAGGTCCCCGTGGCCGTTATAGAGAAGGGCCACCAGGTCCAAGGGGCCCGCGTAGGCGAAGCGCAGGTAGCCCGTGGCCGAGTTCACGTTGTAGCGGTCAAACTCGCCCACGAACTCTATGGCCCCCGTTTTCGTTCCCGAAGAGAAAGCCTCCCCCTGCCCTGCGGGATTGGGGGTGAAGGCTTGGGCGTAAAGGGTCACCCGGTCCCCGCTTAGGGCGTAGTTCTCCACCCGGAGGTAGTAGAACCGCCCCCCCTCGCCCTTAAAGTTCAGGCGGTAGCCGGGGTCCAGGGTAATCTGGGGGCGGAGGGCCAGGGGGGTAAGCTCAGAAGAGGCGGCGAACCAGTTCCGGGCTACGCTCACCGCCTGGAACACGCCCCTATCGTCCAGAAGGACGAGGCGGAGGCGAGCGCTAAGCCCCAAGGTGGAGGAAACCGCCGCTATCTGGAGGGCCTGGGTGGCGGAAGGGGCGATGCGGTACACCTTTACCCCGGGCCTTAAGGTGCTCCCGCTTTCCTGGGCCGGGGGCAGGTCGGCCATGGCGTAGCCGCCCACCGGAAGGTCCCCGCTCACCGGGGGTGCGGCCTCGAGGCCACACCCCGCCAAGGCCAGCAACAAGAGGAGTCCCAAACCGGTACGCAACCTAGAAACCCCCTTTCCCTTCAGGATAACCCGAGGAAAAGGGGGAAGGCTTAGGGCTTCCTTTAGCTACTCTAAGACCCCCAGGTAGGCGTAGAGGTCCGGCCCCCCCGGCAGGATCTCCACCGCAAGCTCGGGGAACCTCTGGGCCACCTCCTCCGCCTTCTCCTTGGGGGTGTTGGGGCCGAGGAAGAGGGTGAGGACCTCCTTCCCCTCCTGGGCCAGGCGCACGAGGCCCTCCAAGACCTCCTCCGGCGTTTCCCCCACCAGGACGAGCTTCCCGTCCAGAAGGCCGATGGGCTTGTCCTTGAGGACCCTAACCCCATCCACCTCCGCATCCCGGCTCGCCCAGGTGACCTCGAGGGTAGTAGCCCCCTTGGCCGCCTCCTCCATCTCGGGAAGGAGCTCCTCGGGCTCCGCCTCAGGGAGGTAGCGCACCGCCGCCGCCAACCCCTGGCCCAGGGTACGGGTCTTGAGGACGTACACCTCCTTGCCCGCCTCCTTCGCTAGCTTGGCCGCCTCCTCCGCCGCCAGGAAGACGTTGGGGTTGTTGGGCAGGAGGATCACCTTGGGGCTCGGCACGCTCCTGATGGCGGAAAGCAGGTCCTCCACGCTAGGGTTTTGCGTCTGCCCCCCCGCCACCACCCGCGCCCCTAGGCTGCGGAAGACCCGGGCCACCCCATGGCCCAAGGCCACGGCCACCAGGCCCGTGGGGGGCGGGGGCACCTCGGAGGCCCCGGCCATGGCCAGGATCTCCGTGTGTTGCTCGGTCATGTCCTCCACCTTGGTCCGCACCATGCGGCCAAAGCGGGCCACGGCGGAGAGAAGGCCATCGGGGTCGTCGGTGTGGATGTGCCCCTTCACGTAGCCCTCCGCCCCCACCACCAAGAGGGAGTCCCCAAAGGGCGCCACCACCTCCCGGATCTTCTCTATGGGGACCTCTACCCCCTCCATGAGGAACTCGGTGCAGTAGCCGAACACCTCCGTGGCGAAGGCGGTCTGGGCGTAGCGCTCCACCTTGGGGGGCTCGGGGAGGGGGAGCTTTAGGGCATAGCCTTGAATGCCCTCCAAAAAGCGCACGTACCCCGCCCCCCCGGCGTCCACCACCCCCGCCTGCTTGAGCACGGGAAGGAGCTCTGGGGTGCGGGCCAAGGCTTCCCGGGCCGCCTGAAGGGCGGAGGTGAGGACGGCCTCGAGGGTATCCCCCCTGGCCCCCTCCCCCGCCGCCCGGGCCACGGTGAGGATGGTCCCCTCCACGGGCTTCATCACCGCCTTGTAGCCCGTTTCCGCCCCCAGGCGCAGGGCTTCCACCAGGGTGGGAGGGTCCAGGGCCTCCTTTTTGCGAAGGGCCTCGGCGAAGCCCTTGAGGATCTGGGAAAGGATGACCCCGCTATTCCCCCGGGCCCCCAAGAGGCTCCCATAGGCGATGGCCCGGGCCACCTCCGCCATCTGGGAGGTGTCGGCCAGGTCCAGCTCCCGCCGGGCGGACTGCAGGGTTAGGTGCATGTTGGTGCCTGTGTCCCCATCGGGCACCGGGTAGACGTTCAAGGCGTTGAGCTCTTCC
This window encodes:
- a CDS encoding ABC transporter permease; its protein translation is MRFALFLAWAHLKRRPLQTALALLGIGVGVAVLLAALSLTNGFVSGLVRATLKAYPHLVLFSLGEALPPLPPHPEVERAAPFAATKALLTRPAEGARGPGVDFATLVGLGEGGEALYPELGLRLEPGGIYLGSALMQSLGAVVGDRIYALSATQERVALRVLGSFRTGNYLLDSGYAFVDLGAVEKLSGLKAQGYQVRLKDPWRAKEVGLALAGTRFFPQAWQDTQRTLLEQLSLQKRVLGILVFLIVAVAALGVANLLVLKVVEKTPEIALLRAMGASRATVGLVFALEGVFLGAGGVLLGNLLGYLLCLYLALRPLDLPGELYFLTHLPVEMRPGDFLVVSGASLLATFLSSLLPLFRALRVQPGVVLR
- a CDS encoding 3D domain-containing protein, encoding MRGLAMTLLLALAIAGGFAQEAKKVLVLQATAYTSSVRETDATPFVTATGMRTRLGVLAVSRDLLKVLPYGTKVRLRDLGSVYGRGKGQFDYLFQGRIFVVADVMHPRMREKVDVWLPDRATAVRFGRRWVALEVVEYPRR
- a CDS encoding DAK2 domain-containing protein, encoding MRSWAPGELAEAFRYATDWFRVYVEELNALNVYPVPDGDTGTNMHLTLQSARRELDLADTSQMAEVARAIAYGSLLGARGNSGVILSQILKGFAEALRKKEALDPPTLVEALRLGAETGYKAVMKPVEGTILTVARAAGEGARGDTLEAVLTSALQAAREALARTPELLPVLKQAGVVDAGGAGYVRFLEGIQGYALKLPLPEPPKVERYAQTAFATEVFGYCTEFLMEGVEVPIEKIREVVAPFGDSLLVVGAEGYVKGHIHTDDPDGLLSAVARFGRMVRTKVEDMTEQHTEILAMAGASEVPPPPTGLVAVALGHGVARVFRSLGARVVAGGQTQNPSVEDLLSAIRSVPSPKVILLPNNPNVFLAAEEAAKLAKEAGKEVYVLKTRTLGQGLAAAVRYLPEAEPEELLPEMEEAAKGATTLEVTWASRDAEVDGVRVLKDKPIGLLDGKLVLVGETPEEVLEGLVRLAQEGKEVLTLFLGPNTPKEKAEEVAQRFPELAVEILPGGPDLYAYLGVLE